A single window of Eleginops maclovinus isolate JMC-PN-2008 ecotype Puerto Natales chromosome 19, JC_Emac_rtc_rv5, whole genome shotgun sequence DNA harbors:
- the fosl2 gene encoding fos-related antigen 2 isoform X1 — MYQDYSGNYDTSSRGSSTSPAQQESFTSGSSTIGSPISTSSYQKYRVDMPGSNSAFIPTINAITTSQDLQWMVQPTVITSMSNPYSRSHPYGHHLPNGPGLLGHNTLARPGVIRSIGDARGRRKRDEQLTPEEEEKRRVRRERNKLAAAKCRNRRRELTEMLQGETEKLEEEKADLQKEIESLQKEKDKLEFMLVAHNPVCKVPIDDRHPSSGHQQHSQHSQHQQCAPLPLTMRPNMGPRAQINHVVVKQEPVDGDHVDKPQRSVIKPICLGGGIVSGGMYCTDGDSLNTPVVGASTPAATPNAPSLIFTYPSMLEPESPSPSSESCSKAHRRSSSSGDQSSDSLNSPTLLAL, encoded by the exons ATGTACCAGGACTACTCCGGGAACTACGACACGTCGTCCCGCGGCAGCAGCACCTCTCCGGCCCAGCAGGAGTCCTTCACGAGCGGCAGCAGCACGATCGGCAGTCCGATCTCTACCTCAAGCTACCAG AAGTACAGGGTCGACATGCCCGGCTCTAACAGTGCCTTCATCCCCACCATCAATGCAATCACCACCAGCCAGGACCTGCAGTGGATGGTGCAGCCCACCGTCATCACCTCCATGTCCAACCCATACTCCCGCTCCCACCCTTACGGCCATCACCTACCCAATGGCCCGGGGCTGCTGGGACACAACACGCTGGCCCGGCCCGGGGTCATCCGCTCCATCGGGGACGCCAGGGGCCGACGCAAGAGAGACGAACAG CTCACcccggaggaagaggagaaacgGAGAGTGAGGCGTGAGAGAAATAAGTTAGCTGCCGCCAAATGCCGCAACCGCAGACGGGAGCTCACAGAGATGCTGCAAGGG GAAACTgagaagctggaggaggagaaagccGACTTGCAGAAGGAGATCGAAAGCCTGCAGAAGGAGAAGGACAAGCTGGAGTTCATGCTGGTCGCCCACAACCCCGTGTGCAAGGTCCCCATCGACGATCGCCACCCGTCTTCGGGGCACCAGCAGCACTCGCAGCACTCACAGCACCAGCAGTGCGCCCCCCTCCCGCTGACCATGCGCCCCAACATGGGCCCCCGGGCTCAGATAAACCACGTGGTAGTGAAGCAGGAGCCGGTAGATGGTGACCATGTGGACAAGCCCCAACGCTCCGTCATCAAGCCCATCTGCCTGGGCGGAGGCATCGTCAGCGGAGGCATGTACTGCACAGATGGAGACAGCCTGAACACGCCGGTAGTGGGGGCGTCCACCCCGGCCGCCACGCCCAACGCCCCCAGCCTCATATTCACCTACCCAAGCATGCTGGAGCCCGAGAGCCCCTCGCCCTCCTCCGAGTCCTGCTCCAAGGCCCACCGgcggagcagcagcagcggggaTCAGTCCTCAGACTCCCTCAACTCCCCCACCCTCCTGGCCCTCTGA
- the fosl2 gene encoding fos-related antigen 2 isoform X2 — translation MQCKKYRVDMPGSNSAFIPTINAITTSQDLQWMVQPTVITSMSNPYSRSHPYGHHLPNGPGLLGHNTLARPGVIRSIGDARGRRKRDEQLTPEEEEKRRVRRERNKLAAAKCRNRRRELTEMLQGETEKLEEEKADLQKEIESLQKEKDKLEFMLVAHNPVCKVPIDDRHPSSGHQQHSQHSQHQQCAPLPLTMRPNMGPRAQINHVVVKQEPVDGDHVDKPQRSVIKPICLGGGIVSGGMYCTDGDSLNTPVVGASTPAATPNAPSLIFTYPSMLEPESPSPSSESCSKAHRRSSSSGDQSSDSLNSPTLLAL, via the exons ATGCAATGTAAA AAGTACAGGGTCGACATGCCCGGCTCTAACAGTGCCTTCATCCCCACCATCAATGCAATCACCACCAGCCAGGACCTGCAGTGGATGGTGCAGCCCACCGTCATCACCTCCATGTCCAACCCATACTCCCGCTCCCACCCTTACGGCCATCACCTACCCAATGGCCCGGGGCTGCTGGGACACAACACGCTGGCCCGGCCCGGGGTCATCCGCTCCATCGGGGACGCCAGGGGCCGACGCAAGAGAGACGAACAG CTCACcccggaggaagaggagaaacgGAGAGTGAGGCGTGAGAGAAATAAGTTAGCTGCCGCCAAATGCCGCAACCGCAGACGGGAGCTCACAGAGATGCTGCAAGGG GAAACTgagaagctggaggaggagaaagccGACTTGCAGAAGGAGATCGAAAGCCTGCAGAAGGAGAAGGACAAGCTGGAGTTCATGCTGGTCGCCCACAACCCCGTGTGCAAGGTCCCCATCGACGATCGCCACCCGTCTTCGGGGCACCAGCAGCACTCGCAGCACTCACAGCACCAGCAGTGCGCCCCCCTCCCGCTGACCATGCGCCCCAACATGGGCCCCCGGGCTCAGATAAACCACGTGGTAGTGAAGCAGGAGCCGGTAGATGGTGACCATGTGGACAAGCCCCAACGCTCCGTCATCAAGCCCATCTGCCTGGGCGGAGGCATCGTCAGCGGAGGCATGTACTGCACAGATGGAGACAGCCTGAACACGCCGGTAGTGGGGGCGTCCACCCCGGCCGCCACGCCCAACGCCCCCAGCCTCATATTCACCTACCCAAGCATGCTGGAGCCCGAGAGCCCCTCGCCCTCCTCCGAGTCCTGCTCCAAGGCCCACCGgcggagcagcagcagcggggaTCAGTCCTCAGACTCCCTCAACTCCCCCACCCTCCTGGCCCTCTGA